A region of Piscinibacter gummiphilus DNA encodes the following proteins:
- a CDS encoding serine/threonine protein kinase gives MSAPETTAAAKPAPTRAFGRFELRRLLGKSVRSMSWLAFDPRAQQEVMLTMPRTQPADEAALQVWKGETERASRLNHPNLAHVVEIGVHEHWPYVSVDRQLGETLGERLEAQRNLAPGDAVDWTIQLLEGLAFAHQAGLAHGDIQPHQVIVSDQGVVRVMGLAACGVTYAAEPGGRSTPVDANGLQAGRAAAQRDVLTAGLLLHLMLSGQPALDEPDTARVVDRLPPVGRDIIRLPWTTPQPVAEGLRAIANRATDRQERQRYHNARTLLTALNGWREAAANDSGGPLALLLDRLHTVGHLPASPGVGARVARLAMAEGQRTDEMAAQVLQDMALSFELLRHVNSAQVQGTQASGGAPVLTLRRAIALVGLKGLRQAASALRAWPGPLNETNAAALERLMDRVRLAGHAAQLLRPPGYDPEVVYLVTILQNLGRLLVQYHFPDEAEQIRELMQTLPPPAPGEPELAGMTEEAASFAVLGVDTEQLGAAVARHWGLNDEVLHMVRRLPAGRPVRGADSDGDVLRLTGSLANEVVDLVTTLPPTKVGAALAAVAQRHARVLEVTARDIGEALQAARNAMKGGTGPAVASTRGLAPEPVAAPAAPSEFARTMAARNAH, from the coding sequence ATGTCCGCTCCCGAAACCACTGCTGCTGCCAAGCCGGCCCCTACACGGGCGTTCGGCCGCTTCGAACTGCGCCGGCTGCTGGGCAAGAGCGTGCGCAGCATGTCGTGGCTCGCGTTCGATCCGCGTGCGCAGCAGGAAGTCATGCTCACGATGCCGCGCACGCAGCCCGCCGACGAGGCCGCGCTGCAGGTGTGGAAGGGCGAGACGGAGCGTGCCTCTCGGCTGAACCACCCGAACCTCGCGCACGTCGTCGAGATCGGCGTGCACGAGCACTGGCCGTACGTCTCGGTCGACCGCCAGCTGGGCGAGACCCTCGGCGAGCGCCTGGAAGCCCAGCGCAACCTCGCCCCGGGCGACGCGGTCGACTGGACCATCCAGCTGCTCGAAGGCCTCGCCTTCGCGCATCAGGCCGGCCTCGCCCACGGCGACATCCAGCCGCACCAGGTGATCGTGAGCGACCAGGGTGTCGTGCGCGTGATGGGCCTCGCCGCCTGCGGCGTCACCTACGCCGCCGAGCCCGGTGGCCGCTCGACCCCGGTGGATGCCAACGGCCTGCAGGCCGGCCGCGCGGCCGCGCAGCGCGACGTGCTCACCGCGGGCCTGCTGCTGCACCTGATGCTGAGCGGCCAGCCCGCCCTCGACGAACCCGACACCGCCCGCGTGGTCGACCGCCTGCCGCCCGTGGGCCGCGACATCATCCGCCTGCCGTGGACCACGCCGCAGCCGGTGGCCGAAGGCCTGCGCGCCATCGCCAACCGCGCGACGGACCGCCAGGAACGCCAGCGTTACCACAACGCCCGCACGCTGCTCACCGCGCTCAACGGCTGGCGCGAGGCCGCCGCGAACGATTCGGGCGGCCCCCTCGCGCTGCTGCTCGACCGCCTCCACACCGTGGGCCACCTGCCGGCCTCGCCGGGTGTGGGCGCCCGCGTCGCCCGCCTCGCGATGGCCGAAGGCCAGCGCACCGACGAGATGGCCGCGCAGGTGCTCCAGGACATGGCCCTGAGCTTCGAACTGCTGCGCCACGTGAACTCCGCCCAGGTGCAGGGCACCCAGGCCTCCGGCGGCGCGCCCGTGCTGACGCTGCGCCGCGCCATCGCGCTCGTGGGCCTCAAGGGCCTGCGCCAGGCCGCCTCCGCGCTGCGCGCGTGGCCGGGGCCGCTGAACGAGACGAACGCGGCCGCGCTCGAACGCCTGATGGACCGCGTCCGCCTGGCCGGCCACGCCGCGCAACTGCTGCGGCCCCCGGGCTACGACCCCGAGGTCGTCTACCTCGTCACCATCCTGCAGAACCTCGGCCGCCTGCTCGTGCAGTACCACTTCCCGGACGAGGCCGAGCAGATCCGCGAACTGATGCAGACGCTGCCGCCGCCCGCGCCGGGCGAACCGGAACTGGCCGGCATGACCGAGGAAGCCGCCTCGTTCGCCGTGCTGGGCGTCGACACCGAACAACTGGGCGCCGCCGTCGCACGCCACTGGGGCCTCAACGACGAGGTGCTCCACATGGTGCGCCGCCTGCCCGCCGGCCGCCCGGTGCGGGGTGCCGACAGCGACGGCGACGTGCTGCGCCTGACCGGCAGCCTGGCCAACGAAGTGGTCGACCTCGTCACCACGCTGCCACCCACGAAGGTGGGCGCCGCGCTGGCCGCCGTCGCGCAGCGCCATGCGCGTGTGCTCGAGGTGACCGCGCGCGACATCGGTGAAGCCTTGCAGGCCGCCCGCAACGCGATGAAGGGCGGCACCGGCCCGGCCGTCGCCAGCACCCGGGGACTCGCGCCCGAACCGGTGGCCGCGCCGGCGGCACCGTCCGAATTCGCGCGCACGATGGCTGCGCGCAACGCCCACTGA
- a CDS encoding allophanate hydrolase — translation MSALHSLSLDAATLSRGYREGRFTPADVVEEAYRRIAAGGDHHAWLHLAPREEALARAAAVSARSLDDQPLFGLPYGVKDNIDVAGWPTTAGCEALQYVPQRSAAVVERLDAAGAINLGKQNMDQFATGLVGVRTVTPAARNALDARLVPGGSSSGSAVAVAAGFTTFSIGSDTGGSGRVPAAYNNIVGLKPTPGLVSTRGFLYCNRTFDVPPVFALTVRDAQAVFDAIAGPDSEDAGTVQRPAGEHRWGLASPPGLFRFALPRPDQLDFFGDDTMRRRFDAVVDLLNGLGGTPVVIDLDPFLEAGRLVFDSPLVAERWLTYGETLERHPEAVHPAVAQAIGNAKHYTASDTFRALYRLQGLQALTHRVLADVDALVLPTVGTLLTVAEVEADPALNTHMGRYTYFANPLRLPALSVPAGFRADGRPFGLSLVGAPFTDARLGALAHALQARVGGRLGATSTSFEEISA, via the coding sequence ATGAGTGCACTCCACTCCCTCAGCCTCGACGCCGCCACGCTGTCCCGCGGGTACCGCGAGGGGCGCTTCACACCCGCCGACGTCGTCGAGGAGGCCTACCGGCGCATCGCCGCCGGCGGCGACCACCACGCGTGGCTGCACCTCGCGCCGCGCGAGGAGGCGCTGGCGCGGGCCGCGGCCGTGTCCGCACGCTCGCTCGACGACCAGCCGCTGTTCGGGCTGCCCTACGGCGTCAAGGACAACATCGACGTGGCCGGCTGGCCCACCACGGCCGGCTGCGAAGCCCTGCAGTACGTACCGCAGCGCAGCGCCGCGGTGGTGGAGCGGCTCGACGCGGCCGGGGCCATCAACCTCGGCAAGCAGAACATGGACCAGTTCGCCACAGGCCTCGTGGGCGTGCGCACGGTGACGCCGGCGGCCCGCAACGCGCTCGACGCGCGGCTCGTGCCGGGCGGGTCGAGTTCCGGGTCCGCGGTGGCCGTGGCCGCCGGGTTCACGACGTTCTCGATCGGATCGGACACGGGCGGCTCCGGCCGCGTGCCGGCGGCGTACAACAACATCGTCGGGCTGAAGCCCACTCCGGGGCTCGTCAGCACACGCGGGTTCCTCTACTGCAACCGGACCTTCGACGTGCCCCCGGTCTTCGCGCTCACCGTGCGGGACGCGCAGGCGGTGTTCGACGCGATCGCCGGTCCCGATTCCGAGGACGCCGGCACGGTGCAGCGGCCGGCGGGCGAACACCGCTGGGGACTCGCCTCGCCGCCCGGCCTGTTCCGCTTCGCGCTGCCTCGGCCGGACCAGCTCGACTTCTTCGGCGACGACACGATGCGCCGCCGCTTCGACGCGGTCGTCGATCTGCTGAACGGCCTCGGCGGCACGCCGGTCGTCATCGACCTCGACCCCTTCCTCGAGGCCGGCCGCCTCGTGTTCGACAGCCCGCTGGTGGCCGAACGCTGGCTCACGTACGGCGAGACGCTCGAGCGCCACCCGGAGGCCGTCCACCCGGCCGTGGCGCAAGCCATCGGCAACGCGAAACACTACACCGCCAGCGACACGTTCCGGGCGCTGTACCGCCTGCAGGGGCTCCAGGCGCTCACGCACCGGGTGCTGGCCGACGTGGACGCCCTGGTGCTGCCGACCGTGGGCACCCTGCTGACGGTGGCGGAGGTGGAGGCCGACCCGGCGCTCAACACGCACATGGGCCGCTACACCTACTTCGCGAACCCGCTCCGCCTGCCCGCGCTCAGCGTGCCCGCCGGGTTCCGCGCGGACGGCCGGCCCTTCGGGCTGAGCCTGGTCGGCGCCCCCTTCACCGATGCGCGCCTCGGCGCCCTCGCCCACGCGCTGCAGGCCCGCGTCGGCGGTCGCCTGGGTGCCACCTCCACGTCCTTCGAGGAGATTTCCGCATGA
- the rho gene encoding transcription termination factor Rho gives MHLSELKALHVSALIKMGEELEIDAVTRMRKQELMFAIMKKRAKGGEQVFGDGVLEVLPDGFGFLRAPDASYMASTDDIYLSPSQIRRFNLHTGDAIEGEVRVPKDGERYFALVKVDRVNGLTPEESKHKIMFENLTPLFPKEQFRLERDIKAEENITGRIVDLIAPLGKGQRALLVAPPKSGKTVMMQNLAHAITANYPDVYLIVLLVDERPEEVTEMQRTVRGEVISSTFDEPAARHVQVAEMVIERAKRLVEMKKDVVILLDSITRLARAYNNVLPSSGKVLTGGVDSNALQRPKRFFGAARNIEEGGSLTIIGTALVDTGSRMDEVIYEEFKGTGNCEIHLDRRMAEKRVYPSILLNKSGTRREELLLKPEILQKTWILRKLLYSMDEIEAMEFILDKMKSTKTNLDFFDMMRRGG, from the coding sequence ATGCACCTGTCAGAACTGAAAGCCCTCCACGTTTCCGCGCTCATCAAGATGGGCGAGGAACTGGAAATCGACGCCGTCACGCGCATGCGCAAGCAGGAGCTGATGTTCGCGATCATGAAAAAGCGCGCCAAGGGGGGCGAGCAGGTCTTCGGCGACGGTGTGCTCGAAGTGCTGCCCGACGGCTTCGGCTTCCTGCGCGCGCCGGACGCGAGCTACATGGCGTCCACCGACGACATCTACCTGTCGCCCAGCCAGATCCGCCGCTTCAACCTCCACACCGGCGATGCCATCGAAGGTGAAGTGCGGGTACCGAAGGACGGCGAGCGCTACTTCGCCCTCGTGAAGGTCGACCGTGTCAACGGCCTGACCCCGGAGGAAAGCAAGCACAAGATCATGTTCGAGAACCTGACGCCGCTGTTCCCGAAGGAACAGTTCCGTCTCGAGCGTGACATCAAGGCCGAGGAAAACATCACCGGCCGCATCGTCGACCTCATCGCCCCGCTGGGCAAGGGCCAGCGCGCGCTGCTCGTCGCCCCGCCCAAGAGCGGCAAGACGGTGATGATGCAGAACCTGGCCCATGCCATCACGGCCAACTACCCCGACGTCTACCTGATCGTGCTGCTCGTCGACGAGCGCCCGGAAGAAGTCACGGAAATGCAGCGCACCGTGCGCGGCGAGGTCATCAGCTCCACCTTCGACGAACCCGCGGCCCGCCACGTGCAGGTGGCCGAGATGGTGATCGAGCGCGCCAAGCGCCTGGTCGAGATGAAGAAGGACGTGGTCATCCTCCTCGACTCCATCACCCGCCTCGCCCGCGCGTACAACAACGTGCTGCCGTCTTCGGGCAAGGTGCTCACCGGCGGTGTCGACTCCAACGCGCTGCAGCGCCCCAAGCGCTTCTTCGGCGCGGCGCGCAACATCGAGGAAGGCGGCTCGCTCACCATCATCGGCACCGCGCTGGTCGACACCGGCAGCCGGATGGACGAAGTCATCTACGAAGAGTTCAAGGGCACCGGCAACTGCGAAATCCACCTGGATCGCCGCATGGCCGAGAAGCGGGTCTACCCGTCGATCCTTCTGAACAAGTCGGGCACGCGCCGCGAGGAACTGCTGCTGAAGCCGGAAATCCTCCAGAAGACCTGGATCCTGCGCAAGCTGCTGTACTCGATGGACGAGATCGAGGCGATGGAGTTCATCCTCGACAAGATGAAGTCGACGAAGACCAACCTGGACTTCTTCGACATGATGCGCCGCGGCGGCTGA
- a CDS encoding amidase gives MTRPLPFSWETWGRLGAVELAEHVRRRDVAPEEVAAQAHAAAAATHEPLQALVELFDTPAEAPDLALPDGHRTRGLLAGVPLFLKDLGSSVAGVLRENGSALHRGERTNRTDPLIAAWLREGAQVPGRTTTAELGMAYDTTTVYNGLQVTRNPWDVSRTAGGSSGGSGALVAAGVTPLAHATDGAGSIRIPAAFNGLVGLKVTRGRSPLPWHVNELLNTSMVEGVIARHLADAALALDAATRHRAPAGKQFLAAGFDPTDAVAALRDVPRRLRIGVTTDGLGRPTAPDAAVIARVRRVAETLARAGHDVEEIPSAHLPDWGSVWRSFETFWAGMRAASWEVAKGVPGAELRAALSPMVRAYWDASARYDKGDVMRYQAANVSHTLAFATLLERHDVLLMPAFPYATPPANGDWSPALAHDFDTFLQRFLDSGRYTIPANETGLPALVLPTGPGDDGLPIGVQLYGRWREETELLRAGAAVQAAIGTPDGVPRVHVSRL, from the coding sequence ATGACCCGCCCGCTGCCGTTCAGCTGGGAAACCTGGGGCCGCCTCGGCGCGGTCGAACTCGCCGAACACGTGCGCCGCCGCGACGTCGCGCCGGAGGAAGTCGCCGCGCAGGCGCATGCGGCCGCGGCCGCCACGCACGAGCCGCTGCAGGCCCTCGTCGAACTCTTCGACACCCCGGCCGAGGCGCCCGACCTCGCGCTGCCCGACGGCCACCGCACCCGCGGCCTGCTGGCCGGCGTGCCGCTGTTCCTCAAGGACCTCGGTTCGTCGGTGGCCGGTGTGCTGCGCGAGAACGGCTCGGCGCTGCACCGCGGCGAACGCACCAACCGCACCGACCCGCTGATCGCCGCGTGGCTGCGAGAAGGCGCCCAGGTGCCCGGGCGCACCACGACCGCCGAACTGGGCATGGCGTACGACACCACGACGGTCTACAACGGGCTGCAGGTCACCCGCAACCCGTGGGACGTGTCGCGCACGGCGGGCGGTTCGTCGGGCGGCAGCGGCGCGCTGGTGGCCGCGGGCGTGACGCCGCTCGCGCACGCCACCGACGGGGCGGGCTCCATCCGCATTCCCGCCGCGTTCAACGGCCTGGTGGGGCTCAAGGTCACCCGCGGCCGCTCGCCGCTGCCCTGGCATGTGAACGAGTTGCTCAACACGTCGATGGTCGAAGGCGTGATCGCGCGCCACCTCGCCGACGCAGCGCTCGCGCTCGACGCGGCCACGCGCCACCGCGCCCCGGCCGGCAAGCAGTTCCTCGCGGCCGGCTTCGATCCCACGGACGCGGTCGCCGCACTGCGCGACGTGCCGCGGCGCCTGCGCATCGGCGTGACCACCGACGGCCTCGGCCGGCCCACCGCACCCGACGCCGCGGTGATCGCCCGCGTGCGGCGCGTGGCCGAGACGCTGGCCCGCGCGGGCCACGACGTCGAGGAGATTCCGTCGGCTCACCTGCCGGACTGGGGCAGCGTGTGGCGCAGCTTCGAGACCTTCTGGGCCGGCATGCGTGCCGCCTCATGGGAGGTGGCCAAGGGCGTGCCCGGTGCCGAGTTGCGTGCCGCGCTGTCGCCGATGGTGCGGGCGTACTGGGATGCGTCCGCCCGCTACGACAAGGGCGACGTGATGCGCTACCAGGCCGCGAACGTCTCGCACACGCTCGCGTTCGCGACCCTGCTGGAGCGGCACGACGTCCTGCTGATGCCCGCGTTCCCGTATGCGACGCCGCCCGCGAACGGCGACTGGTCGCCGGCCCTCGCGCACGACTTCGACACGTTCCTGCAGCGGTTCCTCGACAGCGGCCGCTACACCATTCCGGCCAACGAGACGGGGCTGCCCGCCCTCGTGCTGCCGACGGGGCCGGGGGACGACGGCCTACCCATCGGGGTCCAGCTGTACGGGCGCTGGCGGGAGGAGACTGAACTGCTGCGCGCGGGCGCGGCCGTGCAGGCCGCGATCGGCACGCCGGACGGCGTGCCGCGGGTGCACGTCAGCCGCCTGTAG
- a CDS encoding serine/threonine protein kinase produces the protein MALLAPAPVAQLGRFELRRQLGRGAQATVWLAFDPRLEREVAVKLMHVGATVNAASPWLQEARSVSRLNHPHIVPLFEADMHEQQAYLVFEYVAGQTLAERLKSKGPMPAREAAQLMVNVLDALQTAHAAGVVHRDLKPSNILLDDQSRARVMDFGIAARVTDAAKQQVVGTPGYMSPEATHGVKPSPAMDVFSAGLVLAELLSGRPVIAERDPFRAMYRVAHEDLRLPEPMGADVDDALRAIVQRSIARDAASRHASAAELRDALLQWLNPAAVTDAAAGSSGTLEFLLRRMRHKTDFPALSDSVGRIQRVANSENESLASLSGEILKDVALTNKLLRMVNTAHYSQAGGGSISTVSRAVALIGFAGIRNMALSLVLLEHMHDKAHANQLKEEFLRSLMAGSLANELSSGGRDGEEAFIGAMFQNLGRLLTEFYFPEEARQVRSLRAAPPRPGLPAESEDAASFKVLGLSFEELGVGVAKAWGLPEGLQRCMRKPGAEVPSRAGDKPGERLRWIAFVSNEVTDVLLQADAGQASAAIARVAEKYMRVLGIGARDMQAAAALAQQRVADLARAMGLQVQPGSPMRRLLATHGNGTGSPAPHDTITEHALHATMPADGTAPQAGTMATGEGAAEMLAAGIQDITNTMVEDFRLNEVLRMILETMLRALGFQRIVFCLRDPKTETLTGRFGLGHGVENVSPIFKVALKPAPGSPPDLFSAVCLKGADTLISDTSVGSIASRLPAWYAKSVNAPAFLLLPLLMKGAPFALIYADKSAPGGIELGEKELSLLRTLRNQAVMAFKQSS, from the coding sequence ATGGCTCTTCTCGCGCCCGCGCCCGTTGCCCAGCTGGGCCGCTTCGAGCTGCGCCGCCAGCTCGGGCGAGGTGCCCAGGCCACCGTGTGGCTCGCGTTCGACCCCCGCCTGGAGCGCGAGGTGGCCGTCAAGCTGATGCACGTGGGCGCCACCGTCAACGCCGCCAGCCCGTGGCTGCAGGAGGCGCGCAGCGTCAGCCGCCTGAACCATCCGCACATCGTGCCGCTCTTCGAGGCGGACATGCACGAGCAGCAGGCCTACCTCGTCTTCGAGTACGTCGCGGGGCAGACCCTCGCCGAGCGGCTGAAGTCGAAGGGCCCCATGCCCGCGCGCGAGGCGGCGCAGTTGATGGTCAACGTGCTCGACGCGCTGCAGACCGCTCACGCCGCCGGTGTCGTGCACCGCGACCTCAAGCCGTCGAACATCCTGCTCGACGACCAGTCCCGCGCCCGCGTGATGGACTTCGGCATCGCCGCCCGGGTCACCGACGCCGCGAAGCAGCAGGTGGTCGGCACGCCCGGCTACATGTCGCCGGAGGCCACGCACGGCGTCAAGCCGTCGCCGGCCATGGACGTGTTCTCGGCCGGCCTCGTGCTCGCCGAACTGCTGTCGGGCCGGCCGGTGATCGCCGAACGCGACCCGTTCCGCGCGATGTACCGCGTGGCCCACGAAGACCTGCGCCTGCCCGAACCCATGGGCGCCGACGTGGACGACGCGCTGCGCGCCATCGTCCAGCGCAGCATCGCGCGCGACGCGGCGAGCCGCCACGCCAGCGCGGCCGAGCTGCGCGACGCACTGCTGCAGTGGTTGAACCCCGCCGCCGTGACCGACGCGGCCGCGGGCAGCAGCGGCACGCTCGAGTTCCTGCTGCGCCGCATGCGGCACAAGACCGACTTCCCCGCGCTGTCCGACTCGGTGGGGCGCATCCAGCGCGTCGCGAACTCCGAGAACGAGAGCCTCGCCAGCCTGTCCGGCGAGATCCTGAAGGACGTCGCGCTCACCAACAAGCTGCTGCGCATGGTCAACACCGCGCACTACAGCCAGGCGGGCGGCGGCAGCATCAGCACGGTCTCGCGCGCGGTGGCCCTGATCGGGTTCGCCGGCATCCGCAACATGGCGCTGAGCCTCGTGCTGCTGGAGCACATGCACGACAAGGCGCACGCGAACCAGCTCAAGGAGGAGTTCCTCCGCTCTCTGATGGCGGGTTCGCTCGCCAACGAGCTGAGCAGCGGCGGCCGTGACGGCGAGGAAGCGTTCATCGGCGCGATGTTCCAGAACCTCGGCCGCCTGCTGACCGAGTTCTACTTCCCCGAGGAAGCCCGCCAGGTGCGCAGCCTGCGCGCCGCGCCCCCGCGGCCGGGCCTGCCCGCCGAGTCCGAGGACGCGGCGTCGTTCAAGGTGCTGGGCCTGAGCTTCGAGGAGCTCGGGGTCGGTGTCGCGAAGGCCTGGGGCCTGCCGGAAGGCCTGCAGCGCTGCATGCGCAAGCCGGGCGCCGAGGTGCCGTCGCGGGCGGGCGACAAACCCGGCGAGCGCCTGCGCTGGATCGCCTTCGTCTCGAACGAGGTCACCGACGTGCTGCTGCAGGCCGATGCCGGCCAGGCCAGCGCCGCCATCGCCCGGGTCGCCGAAAAGTACATGCGCGTGCTGGGCATCGGCGCGCGCGACATGCAGGCCGCCGCCGCGCTCGCGCAGCAGCGCGTGGCCGACCTCGCGCGGGCGATGGGCCTGCAGGTGCAGCCGGGCTCGCCCATGCGACGCCTGCTCGCCACGCACGGCAACGGCACCGGGTCGCCGGCGCCACACGACACGATCACCGAACACGCGCTGCACGCCACGATGCCCGCCGACGGCACCGCGCCGCAGGCCGGCACCATGGCCACGGGCGAGGGCGCCGCCGAGATGCTGGCCGCCGGCATCCAGGACATCACGAACACGATGGTGGAGGACTTCCGCCTCAACGAAGTGCTGCGCATGATCCTCGAGACCATGCTGCGCGCACTCGGCTTCCAGCGCATCGTCTTCTGCCTGCGCGACCCGAAGACCGAGACGCTCACGGGCCGCTTCGGCCTCGGGCACGGGGTCGAGAACGTGTCGCCGATCTTCAAGGTCGCGCTCAAGCCCGCGCCCGGCTCGCCGCCCGATCTCTTCTCCGCGGTGTGCCTGAAGGGCGCCGACACCCTCATCTCCGACACCTCCGTGGGCTCCATCGCATCGCGCCTTCCGGCGTGGTACGCCAAGTCCGTCAACGCGCCGGCCTTCCTGCTGCTGCCGCTGCTGATGAAGGGCGCGCCGTTCGCGCTCATCTACGCCGACAAGTCCGCCCCCGGTGGCATCGAGCTCGGCGAGAAGGAACTCTCGCTGCTGCGCACCTTGCGCAACCAGGCCGTGATGGCCTTCAAGCAGTCGAGCTGA
- a CDS encoding type B 50S ribosomal protein L31: protein MKEGIHPNYRDVCFVDLSNGFKFVTRSCAQTKETIKLDDGREVPLFKLETTSESHPFYTGTQKSVDSLGGRVEKFRNKFAHLKK, encoded by the coding sequence ATGAAAGAAGGCATTCACCCCAACTACCGCGACGTCTGCTTCGTGGACCTGTCGAACGGTTTCAAGTTCGTGACGCGCTCGTGCGCCCAGACGAAGGAAACCATCAAGCTCGACGACGGCCGTGAAGTGCCGCTGTTCAAGCTCGAAACCACGAGCGAATCGCACCCCTTCTACACCGGCACGCAGAAGAGCGTGGACTCGCTGGGCGGCCGCGTCGAGAAGTTCCGCAACAAGTTCGCCCACCTGAAGAAGTGA
- the trxA gene encoding thioredoxin TrxA, which yields MSSELIKHTTDASFDSDVLQAGQPVLVDYWAEWCGPCKMIAPILDEVSKDYDGRLKIAKMNVDENRDVPAKFGIRGIPTLMLFKDGQLAATKVGALSKAQLTAFLDGHL from the coding sequence ATGAGCAGCGAACTGATCAAACACACCACGGACGCTTCCTTCGACAGCGACGTGCTCCAGGCCGGCCAACCCGTGCTGGTCGACTACTGGGCCGAGTGGTGCGGCCCCTGCAAGATGATCGCCCCGATCCTCGACGAAGTGTCGAAGGACTACGACGGTCGGCTGAAGATCGCCAAGATGAACGTCGACGAGAACCGCGACGTCCCGGCGAAGTTCGGCATCCGTGGCATCCCCACGCTGATGCTGTTCAAGGACGGTCAGCTGGCCGCCACGAAAGTCGGCGCCCTGTCGAAAGCCCAGTTGACGGCCTTCCTCGACGGTCATCTATAA
- a CDS encoding DUF2177 family protein, whose product MTLTKTLTAYAVTAIVLFAIDMVWLRVIAMNWYQQGIGHLMTADVKLWAAGLFYLLYPVGLVLFAVGPGADAPLWRTAALGAAFGFFAYATYDLTNLATLKGWPLGLAAADVAWGTFASAVAATAGRWVAPHVG is encoded by the coding sequence ATGACCCTCACCAAGACCCTGACGGCGTACGCCGTCACCGCGATCGTCCTGTTCGCCATCGACATGGTGTGGCTGCGCGTGATCGCGATGAACTGGTACCAGCAGGGCATCGGCCATCTGATGACCGCCGACGTGAAGCTCTGGGCCGCCGGACTCTTCTACCTCCTGTACCCGGTGGGGCTCGTGCTGTTCGCCGTGGGCCCGGGCGCCGACGCCCCGCTGTGGCGCACTGCCGCGCTGGGCGCCGCCTTCGGCTTCTTCGCGTATGCGACTTACGACCTCACGAACCTCGCCACGCTCAAGGGCTGGCCGCTGGGCCTGGCCGCGGCCGACGTGGCATGGGGCACGTTCGCCAGCGCGGTGGCCGCCACCGCGGGGCGGTGGGTGGCCCCGCACGTGGGGTGA
- a CDS encoding ABC transporter substrate-binding protein: protein MTHPTWTRRRALQSTAAAAAGSLAWGSSWAQDAKEIRIGQSCHLTGPLAPTLLLPLKGQQLAFDEVNKKGGIGGKPVRLITLDDAYDPKKAVENTAKLIDDEKCVALFGYASTANVAAVLPMLAEKKVPMIGAYGGSPVLRAKQHPYFFTTMASYRDEVVQMIRNLVTTLKTQIGVIYQNHAFGQLMLPVVEEVAKELGATIVGKQSLEVSGADAAASAQALAASKPQAVLLLAFGPSTVPMIKALRNYVGVPVYALSIANAKQLVAALGEDGRGMAYTQIIPYPWRQTSAVTRDFNAVMKTANIDVDYDHFYGYLNARVLLEGLKRAAANKALTSAGVTSGMESIGKFDMGGFPLNFGPTRHHGSNFVEITIVGPNGKYMR from the coding sequence ATGACACATCCGACCTGGACGCGCCGCCGCGCACTTCAATCCACCGCCGCCGCTGCCGCCGGCTCCCTGGCCTGGGGCTCCTCGTGGGCGCAGGACGCGAAGGAGATCCGCATCGGCCAGAGCTGCCACCTGACGGGCCCGCTGGCCCCCACGCTGTTGCTGCCCCTGAAGGGCCAGCAACTCGCGTTCGACGAGGTGAACAAGAAGGGCGGCATCGGGGGCAAGCCGGTGCGCCTGATCACGCTGGACGACGCATACGACCCGAAGAAGGCCGTGGAAAACACCGCCAAGCTGATCGACGATGAGAAGTGCGTCGCGCTCTTCGGTTACGCCAGCACGGCCAACGTGGCCGCGGTGCTGCCCATGCTGGCCGAGAAGAAGGTGCCGATGATCGGCGCCTACGGCGGCTCGCCGGTGCTGCGCGCCAAGCAGCACCCGTACTTCTTCACCACGATGGCGAGCTATCGCGACGAGGTGGTGCAGATGATCCGCAACCTCGTGACCACGCTGAAGACCCAGATCGGCGTCATCTACCAGAACCATGCCTTCGGCCAGCTGATGCTGCCGGTGGTGGAGGAAGTTGCCAAGGAGCTGGGCGCCACCATCGTCGGCAAGCAGTCGCTCGAGGTGAGCGGCGCGGATGCCGCGGCGTCGGCCCAGGCCCTCGCGGCCTCGAAGCCGCAGGCCGTGCTGCTGCTGGCCTTCGGTCCGTCCACCGTGCCGATGATCAAGGCCCTGCGCAACTACGTGGGCGTGCCGGTGTACGCGCTGTCCATCGCCAATGCGAAGCAGCTCGTGGCGGCCCTCGGCGAAGACGGCCGCGGCATGGCCTACACGCAGATCATCCCGTACCCGTGGCGCCAGACCAGCGCCGTCACGCGCGACTTCAACGCGGTGATGAAGACCGCGAACATCGACGTCGACTACGACCACTTCTACGGCTACCTGAACGCGCGCGTGCTCCTCGAAGGCCTCAAGCGCGCGGCGGCCAACAAGGCCCTGACGTCGGCGGGCGTGACGTCGGGCATGGAGTCCATCGGCAAGTTCGACATGGGCGGTTTCCCGCTCAACTTCGGCCCCACGCGCCACCACGGCTCGAACTTCGTGGAGATCACGATCGTGGGTCCGAACGGGAAGTACATGCGGTGA